Below is a genomic region from Raphanus sativus cultivar WK10039 chromosome 4, ASM80110v3, whole genome shotgun sequence.
GGTGAACCAGATCAAGCGCTTTGCAGGAAAGCCAGCTCGGTTGGACCGATCAAAGTCAACGACCGGTCAGGCCTTGAAAGGGCTCATGTTCATCAGCAAAGCTGACGGTGGGGATGGCTGGACCGCCgtggagaagaggtttgaaaggATCACGAAAACTACTGAGGGATTGCTGATTAGGTCAAAGTTCGGTGAATGTATAGGTAAAAATCTGCATGTAAAATCAAGGAGTtgtattgtttagaaacatcgATATGAAACTAATTTAATTAGAAATATTGTTATGTTGCAGGAATGAAGTCAAAGGACTTtgctttggttttgtttgacGCATTAGCTAGAAGAAAGAATATGACAGGGGAAGTGATTGATAAGGTCATTTTAAAGGAATTCTGGGAACAAATAAGTGATCAAAATTTTGATTCAAGGCTTATGATATTCTTTGACATGTAATTTTTTGATCATTACTTTGTCTGATCTTTGGTTAATACATTTTTCACCTGGATTGACAGTCTCCACAAGTTTTTCTGGTATGATCTGAAGTTTGAGCCAAATGGTTTCTGAAATGCAGGATGGATAAAGACGGCGATGGTAGACTAACTGAAGACGAAGTTAGACAGGTAAATGTGTTTGGATCAATGAGGTCTTGATTGTTTCAGACATTAAGATCTGTATTCACATCCGAAAAGTTTAAAACAGTTTCATATCTTATAttttctgtgtgtgtgtgtgtgtgaaatTTAAAACACAAATTTATGCCAAATGTTGTAAAGGTCATTTAGATAGAAAAATAAATGACTaacatgaaagaaaaaaagaaaacgtaCAGTCAAAATCTTAATCATTTTCtttgaataatatttaattgttgACTCTGCTCTGTCTTTTTATGTATCAAGGTCATCAATCTTAGTTCGTCAACCAACAATCTGTCGGCCATCCAGAAAAAGGCAGATGAATATGCAGCAATGATTATGGAAGAGCTTGACCCATATAATATAGGATACATCATGGTAAATATTCTTGATCATGATccaaactgattttttttttaaaatgttttgctGCTAAATATCAATAACTCTGCTGAATTTAAAACAGGTAGAAAGTCTTAAAAATTTGCTTATGAAAGCAGAAACAGAAACACTAGCTGAAATCACAAATAGCCAAGATACAAAGCAATTCATTGAGAAGCTTAAGCCTACGCCTGATCCTAACCCGTTAAGGAGATGGTACCGTGGACTCGGATTCTTTGTTCTAGATAGCTGGCAGAGAATTTGGGTGATAGCGCTATGGCTCATTATTATGGCCATCCTCTTTACATACAAATATATTCAATACAAAAATAGAGCAGTCTATGAAGTGTTGGGGCATTGTGTGTGTTTTGCTAAAGGTTCAGCAGAGACGTTGAAGCTGAATATGGCCTTGATTCTGTTACCTGTATGCAGAAATACCATCacatggcttagaaataacactAGGTTGGGTGTTTTGGTCCCTTTTGATGACAACATCAACTTTCATAAGGTAAAAccaactttttataaaatatgttttaccAACTTTATATGGTAGTGGATGGTTGAGAAATACTCTTATAGTTAAGGATATGAATCAGATGTTATCCACTGCACTTTGATGTTGTTTAATATACACGTTTTAAATGGAAAGAAACATAGTTTCATACATTAGATTATACTCATGTTTAATACCTACCTAGTTATAAAATCACTCTcttaaatactatatataatttCCCACCTGACGCCTGTACCTACAGGTTATAGCAGTCGGAATTACGATAGGAGTAAGCATACACTCGATTGCCCACTTGGCTTGCGATTTTCCACGGCTGATCGCAGCAACTCCAGAGGAATACAAGCCTCTAGGAAAATACTTTGGAGAAGAACAACCTAAGAGATACTCACAGTTTGTGAAATCAACAGAAGGTATAACAGGACTCGTAATGGTTTTCTTGATGGCGATTGCTTTTACACTAGCACTGCCTTGGTTTAGACGAGGGAAGCTAGAGAAAACGCTTCCCGGGCCACTAAAGAAACTCGCTAGCTTCAATGCCTTTTGGTACACTCATCATTTGTTCATTGTAGTCTACATTCTCCTTATCGTTCACGGGTACTACTTGTATCTCAGTAAGGAATGGTACAAGAAAACGGTGAGTTTTTTGAGGTTTCAACATTATTCAGTTGCAATCTCAGCGACCAAAAACGTAACTAATGAACTCGAGTGTTTTGTTTGTAGACATGGATGTTTTTAGCAGTACCAATAGCTCTTTATGCATGCGAGAGACTAATACGAGCATTCAGATCCAGCATCATGACGGTGAAAGTTGTTAACGCTGCGGTTTATCCTGGAAACGTAACGACTTTGAAAATTTCAAGGACTAAACACTTCAAATACAAAAGCGGTCAATACATGTTTGTAAACTGCCCAAAAGTCTCACCATTTGAGTGGTATTGAAAAACACTCTTAAGAATCAAGAATCATAAAGTCATTTCAATATTGATTCAAGTGATGATATATATATCCTGCAGGCATCCATTTTCAATAACTTCTGCACCACAAGACGGCTATTTGAGCGTACATATAAAAGCAGACGGAGATTGGACAAAGGCTATTAAAAGAGTTTTCTCTCAGGTCTTTTTTACTTATAAATCACTTAAAAGTATACATTTTGTAGAATGTAGATCTTTAACTGAGGGAAAGATGGTTTGAGAGTTATGTTGCGTTATGTCTCAGGTGATCTCTAAACAAACTCCGGTTAGAGACACGTCGCATGGTGCAAATAATCCCAAGTAAGTACTTTCcccgatccgataaaaatgatTACAGcataattttatatagataCATCTAAGAGTAAATGAGTAACTATTTTACTCTCTAAACGTACCATCTGATTGGTGATAAGAAATCACATGCGACCTTTCCATAAAACAcagtattataaaattttataatagcAACTACTTCTACGAAAAAACTTCGGATtgtattccttttttttgtcaaattttaatttcttttcctGTTATGCTTgatgatgttttttttgtagtatctgaaatatgtacatatattacGGTTGTCAAAATGAGTTATTACTCCTGAACTCTCTCTTCAGTTTAAATTTATCAtgaacataaattatatttttaaactcatTTAGTAAATAAGTTTAATGATAAGGTTAATTTAGATCACAAATTATATGAATATGAATTAACTCATGAATTTGgtcttctatatatatagacaacttctatttttcttatgtAAAAAGATAGTTtccattatatatatagataagttttattttttattttataatttgaacaAATGAAAACTTTGAACATGAATCATCTAAAGATTTTCAAATCATTATTTATTAGGTGTTAgctttattttgtatttaatattaatgtatttcaagtttttatttttaattatttttaattttattttatgaaattaagaggtatgatttttttatgacaagaaaatacaaaaatatattttagtacgAATTCACAAAAAAGCCAATTGGTAAATAACATATTAAAGTTCATATAATAGATAGACATGTCATAGCATTAGTGTCCTgacacttttttttgtaacaattaGTGTCCTGacactaaaactaaaaatgaacACAACTGTTACAAAACTGATTATAACACCGGCTACTTCCGGCTGTTAGTCAAATGGCGCGTAAATCGTCCCAAGCacagaaataaaaatacatatatcgtaaatgtataaaatatttctagTAGGTTGGTACGTAGATGATACGTGATTTCCGCTATGGGCAgctttcaaattataaaaaccACGTTACATCTCTGAAGTTACATTATATTAATGATATGTCACCATACCTAACTAtataagatataataaaatatattgttactCAAATGACTAGAAAACATCATTTAA
It encodes:
- the LOC108850015 gene encoding putative respiratory burst oxidase homolog protein G, with protein sequence MTMTSETEEENSSDIVPLSGSFRSTDHNPVMESVGDAAGSGVRKNPEKTRKGLVNQIKRFAGKPARLDRSKSTTGQALKGLMFISKADGGDGWTAVEKRFERITKTTEGLLIRSKFGECIGMKSKDFALVLFDALARRKNMTGEVIDKVILKEFWEQISDQNFDSRLMIFFDMMDKDGDGRLTEDEVRQVINLSSSTNNLSAIQKKADEYAAMIMEELDPYNIGYIMVESLKNLLMKAETETLAEITNSQDTKQFIEKLKPTPDPNPLRRWYRGLGFFVLDSWQRIWVIALWLIIMAILFTYKYIQYKNRAVYEVLGHCVCFAKGSAETLKLNMALILLPVCRNTITWLRNNTRLGVLVPFDDNINFHKVIAVGITIGVSIHSIAHLACDFPRLIAATPEEYKPLGKYFGEEQPKRYSQFVKSTEGITGLVMVFLMAIAFTLALPWFRRGKLEKTLPGPLKKLASFNAFWYTHHLFIVVYILLIVHGYYLYLSKEWYKKTTWMFLAVPIALYACERLIRAFRSSIMTVKVVNAAVYPGNVTTLKISRTKHFKYKSGQYMFVNCPKVSPFEWHPFSITSAPQDGYLSVHIKADGDWTKAIKRVFSQVISKQTPVRDTSHGANNPNYPKIMIDGPYGAPAQEYKKYEVVLLVGLGIGATPMISIIKDIINNMYAMENAKLHQMENGLQREQQDKNEKFKTRRAYFYWVTREQGTYDWFKNIMNEIAERDVNKIIELHNYCTSVFEEDDARSALVRMLQSIAYAKSGKDIVSDTRVMSHFAKPNWEDVYNKIAMDHPDGTNVGVFYCGSPVLTKELRRLALEFTHKTKIRFSFHKENF